A region of the Halalkalibaculum roseum genome:
TCTAAAAATGAATTTTTGTTTAATTGATCATCAATGAAAAGATTTGTCGAATTTGTTTGGAATACCAAGTGGGCGTTAAGCCTTTCCGCCGGTATATTGCTCGGCCTCAGCTGGCCTCCTTTTCCCTTTCCTTTCCTGGTTTTTCCGGCCTTCTTTTTGCTTTTTCGTTTGATCGACATCTGTGATACAGCTCGTGAAGCAGCCTATTGGGCCTATCCCGGACTTATAGTCTGGAATATCATTACTACCTACTGGATGGTTATGGCTACCGTAGCAGGCGGTATAGCCGCAATTTTAGCCAACTCCGCCGTTATGACCGTCCCTATCATGCTTATGTATCTATTTCAGAAAAAACTGCATAGTCACTGGCTGATAGCAATTACCCAGACAGCCACCTGGATCAATTATGAATACCTGCATCACTTATGGGACCTCGCCTGGCCGTGGCTCGCTCTTGGCAATGCATGGGCCAACGTACCTTCCCTGGTACAGTATATATCCGCTACCGGATACCTTGGCATTTCACTCTGGATTGTACTCGTAACTGCTTTAGCTTACCAGGCTACAAAAACTCAAAGCAGAAAACCGGTTTATGCCTCCGTTGTCGTTCTCCTCATATTTCCGCTTATATCGCTAGTACAGTTCAGTTCCCTCAACGTTGAAACGGACGGGTCACTGGAAACGGTAGTTGCACAACCTAATTATGATACCGCAACCTATCCCGATTTCGGGGGATATAGCGATGCCTATGAAGCATTGGATGTAGTTCTTGAAATTTCCGATTCCGTTCGCACCGACTCCACCGAACTGGTCGTCTGGCCGGAAAGCGGCATACGTACCCAAATTTATTCAGCTAGAGTTAACGACCGGGCAGCCAATGAGATCAAGCAACTCCTAAAAGAGAAGGCTGCTGAATGGGATCTGACGCTCCTTAGCGGAGTGGTTTACTATGAATTTTTCGATTTGGATAATGCACCATCACTCTCTCGTGGCACCGGCAGCAATCCCTATCTCTATTACAACGCAGCTTTAGGTTTTTACCCGGACAGCACCATAGAGGTTTATCGAAAACACAACCTGGTGCCTGTGGTTGAGCGTATTCCTTTCATCCATTTTCTGGATGCTATCGATGTATTCGACTGGGTTTCATTTGCAGATATTCAGGCTTTCGGTAAAGGCTACGAACCCACATCATTCAAAGCTGATGGAGTAAAGACTCAGGCACTGATCTGCTACGACTCCGTATTTCCAAGCTGGGTTCGCCGCTTTGTTCAGGATGGTGCCGGATTCATTACGATCATAACCAATGACGGATGGTGGGGTAATACCAGCGGACACGAGCAACATTTCTCTTATGCCCGGCTCCGGGCAATAGAATTTCGTAGATGGGTAGTTCGCAGCGCCAATAATGGTATTTCTGGAATCATTGATCCTTCAGGTTCCATC
Encoded here:
- the lnt gene encoding apolipoprotein N-acyltransferase, coding for MKRFVEFVWNTKWALSLSAGILLGLSWPPFPFPFLVFPAFFLLFRLIDICDTAREAAYWAYPGLIVWNIITTYWMVMATVAGGIAAILANSAVMTVPIMLMYLFQKKLHSHWLIAITQTATWINYEYLHHLWDLAWPWLALGNAWANVPSLVQYISATGYLGISLWIVLVTALAYQATKTQSRKPVYASVVVLLIFPLISLVQFSSLNVETDGSLETVVAQPNYDTATYPDFGGYSDAYEALDVVLEISDSVRTDSTELVVWPESGIRTQIYSARVNDRAANEIKQLLKEKAAEWDLTLLSGVVYYEFFDLDNAPSLSRGTGSNPYLYYNAALGFYPDSTIEVYRKHNLVPVVERIPFIHFLDAIDVFDWVSFADIQAFGKGYEPTSFKADGVKTQALICYDSVFPSWVRRFVQDGAGFITIITNDGWWGNTSGHEQHFSYARLRAIEFRRWVVRSANNGISGIIDPSGSIKVETKYWTKTAFRYDVPIIYEQTLYSRFGDWLPYSMIVITGWGILLLLFRKFRPEKAISST